One window from the genome of Elaeis guineensis isolate ETL-2024a chromosome 5, EG11, whole genome shotgun sequence encodes:
- the LOC105032613 gene encoding BEL1-like homeodomain protein 9 — MSSAAERFVVGGGEEQLFQQHPVYHVPQHSRREKLRFPPEDAPSPTSLVLLHDANIASPLYPTNTSFLPAFSSDSSPSSFTYYSQDYNHHIASSTQVSSHTTTLSLPTHHHHQISSQGFSLSLSSSPSKPPPPPRHHAGVGINHGVPRSPAPLGPFTGYAVVLNRSRFLEPARQLLEEICGAGRRAATAAAGSSADDMLLDSDPPEPSPMDHRMEVNDRISGTEQQWKKTRLLSMLDEVYERYKQYHHQVQAVITSFESVPGFSTAAPYAFMALKAMSKHFRQLRNMISNQLHHTNKVLGKEGLSSIETPSYGLIDNGVCIQRMVNNSGTFSQPHVWRPQRGLPECAVAVLRAWLFEHFLHPYPTDTDKQMLAKQTGLTRNQVSNWFINARVRLWKPMVEEIHSLETQQLHKVSAGDKSCETDGQTQLQSASTAASHDSQLPQSSNSQKNQHLTTKYIQHDHTQTPNRTQEQFSFVYDVLPGHQHIGVGTNVAAGGNSGVSLSLGLHQTNRVCWQEPLPLNVVRCFGLDEWNDAYVMGAFDGQYRQFGKNISGQFLHDFVG, encoded by the exons ATGTCGTCGGCGGCGGAGCGATTCGTCGTTGGAGGCGGAGAGGAGCAGCTCTTCCAACAGCATCCAGTGTACCACGTTCCCCAACACAGCCGGAGGGAGAAGCTCCGGTTCCCGCCGGAGGACGCTCCATCACCCACCTCCTTAGTGTTGCTCCACGATGCCAACATCGCTTCGCCGCTCTACCCCACCAACACTTCCTTCCTTCCGGCCTTTTCCTCCGATTCATCCCCGTCTTCCTTTACCTATTATTCTCAAGACTATAACCACCATATCGCTTCCAGCACCCAAGTCTCAAGCCACACCACCACTCTCTCTCTTCCAACACATCATCACCACCAGATCTCCAGCCAGGGCTTCTCTCTGTCCCTGTCTTCCTCTCCTTCCAAACCTCCACCTCCTCCTCGCCACCATGCGGGCGTCGGAATAAACCACGGGGTGCCGAGGAGTCCGGCTCCTCTCGGGCCATTCACGGGCTACGCCGTCGTCCTCAACCGCTCGAGGTTCCTCGAGCCTGCACGCCAGCTTCTTGAAGAAATATGCGGTGCTGGCCGTAgagcagcaacagcagcagcaggaaGTAGCGCTGACGATATGCTTCTAGATTCTGATCCACCGGAGCCATCGCCGATGGATCATCGGATGGAGGTGAACGACCGGATCTCGGGTACGGAGCAGCAGTGGAAGAAGACCAGGCTTCTCTCCATGCTTGATGAG GTCTATGAAAGGTACAAGCAATACCATCATCAGGTGCAAGCTGTCATCACATCTTTTGAATCTGTACCTGGCTTCAGTACTGCTGCCCCTTATGCCTTCATGGCCCTAAAGGCCATGTCGAAACACTTCAGGCAGCTCAGAAATATGATTTCTAATCAGCTTCATCACACAAACAAGgtccttggaaaagaaggcctCAGCAGCATAGAAACTCCAAGTTATGGGCTCATTGACAATGGTGTTTGTATCCAACGAATGGTAAACAACTCAGGCACCTTTAGCCAGCCGCATGTCTGGCGACCTCAGAGAGGACTTCCTGAATGTGCAGTTGCTGTCCTACGTGCATGGCTTTTTGAACACTTCTTGCACCC ATATCCTACTGATACTGACAAGCAGATGTTGGCAAAACAAACAGGTCTCACAAGAAATCAG GTTTCAAATTGGTTTATTAATGCGAGGGTGAGACTTTGGAAACCAATGGTTGAAGAAATACACTCTCTTGAGACGCAACAATTGCATAAAGTTTCAGCAGGTGATAAAAGCTGTGAGACTGATGGGCAAACTCAGCTACAATCAGCTTCAACTGCTGCTTCCCATGACTCTCAATTGCCTCAAAGTTCTAACAGCCAAAAGAATCAACACCTGACAACCAAGTACATTCAACATGATCACACTCAGACGCCCAACCGTACCCAAGAGCAATTTAGCTTCGTATATGATGTTTTACCTGGCCATCAGCATATTGGAGTTGGTACGAATGTTGCCGCTGGAGGAAATTCAGGTGTTTCACTGAGTCTTGGGCTCCACCAAACCAACAGGGTTTGCTGGCAGGAGCCTCTTCCATTGAATGTTGTTCGCTGTTTTGGTCTTGATGAGTGGAATGATGCTTATGTGATGGGTGCATTTGATGGGCAATACCGGCAGTTTGGAAAGAACATCAGTGGACAGTTTCTTCATGATTTTGTTGGATGA